Proteins encoded in a region of the Nicotiana tomentosiformis chromosome 9, ASM39032v3, whole genome shotgun sequence genome:
- the LOC138898460 gene encoding uncharacterized protein has translation MSDLAEITVAETSNAAKAVGYDINHPYHLNNSDSPGMTLVNIVFDGRGYQGWERSILLSLSAKKRLGFINGACKSPDMNSAEYEQYIKGTLGQLGAEVWQSNSAKLYHLQKELSSLVQGNSDIARYFTKLKWDELDALNARGNILMMSPLPSMDIAYTLLLQNKNQREVYANAHFSSNSASFMVPGQGKHHNAQILVEFATIMVTRHGRSNQRFRNQTPRRAIAAQRFNNSTQKVAKPQQKFKGKKKHNPNVSCTYCGKIRHTQEACYRLIEFPNDFEFTNPKTYQNQVKKNVVTTHEDVSVTGQNSENNSNSFGQ, from the exons ATGTCTGATTTGGCTGAAATCACAGTTGCAGAAACAAGCAACGCTGCTAAGGCAGTCGGATATGACATCAATCATCCCTATCACCTTAATAACTCTGATTCACCTGGTATGACTCTAGTCAACATTGTGTTTGATGGAAGAGGTTATCAAGGATGGGAGAGATCTATTCTTCTATCTTTATCAGCCAAGAAAAGGCTTGGCTTCATCAATGGAGCTTGCAAGTCTCCGGATATGAACTCTGCTGAATACGAGCAGT ACATAAAAGGAACTCTAGGACAGCTTGGAGCAGAGGTTTGGCAATCAAATAGTGCCAAACTTTACCACCTACAAAAGGAGTTATCAAGTTTAGTACAAGGTAACAGTGACATTGCTAGATACTTCACTAAACTTAAGTGGGATGAACTAGATGCACTGAAT GCAAGAGGAAATATTCTTATGATGAGCCCTTTGCCTAGTATGGATATTGCATATACACTCCTTTTGCAAAATAAAAATCAGAGAGAAGTATATGCAAATGCACATTTCAGCTCAAATTCTGCTTCTTTTATGGTTCCTGGACAGGGGAAACATCATAATGCACAAATTTTAGTTGAATTTGCAACTATCATGGTAACAAGACATGGAAGGAGTAATCAGAGGTTCAGAAATCAGACACCAAGAAGGGCAATAGCAGCTCAAAGGTTCAACAATTCAACTCAAAAGGTTGCAAAACCACAACAAAAATTCAAAGGGAAGAAGAAGCATAATCCCAATGTTTCTTGTACCTATTGTGGAAAGATAAGACATACACAAGAGGCTTGTTACAGACTAATTGAGTTCCCAAATGATTTTGAGTTCACTAACCCAAAAACTTATCAGAACCAAGTCAAGAAAAATGTGGTGACAACACATGAGGATGTAAGTGTAACAGGACAGAATAGTGAGAACAACAGCAATAGTTTTGGACAGTAG